CAAACTTCTCAAGGTCCAGGATGACTCTCCCATCTTCTCCCTCCATCATCCGATCAACCTTTGCCTGCAACTCTTTTAATTGTTACTCCAACAGTGTCTCTTGTGAGTCAGCCTGGGCCTGGGGTTCCTTGCATGGATCACATTGCCCACGACCTTCCCCCTGCCCTGCCCTCGGGCTCTTACTACTGGCTCTCCTCTTACGACCTGGCGGTTCACCCCTACCCTTTCCGGAAGGATATGTGAAACTACGTCGATTAGggtcttcctttctcttctctagttGAGACGGGATCTCCTCCTCCCTTTTCACCAGGGATCCAGGGCTGCCACCTCGGCTGGGACTTTCATCTAATGAACTTGAGTTGTCGTCGGTTGCCCTTTTTGAATCTCCATGATTATGGCGGTTGGGTTCGTCAGCCAGGGTGGCCTAGCAAAATTTCTTGAGGCCTTCTGGATTAACTCTGCCAATCCCAACACCTGACCCCGCAACTCGTTGAACTGTTGGGTTGTTACCTGAGGGGGCAGAGGGATGCCTCTCGATGCCTGAATGTTGGCCGCATCCTCGACAACGGGATCTTGCTCTACCTCCTCTCCTACTGCCTCATGCTAGTCCCCTAGCGGGTTTAGGCCTAAAGATGGTCCTCCTCTCCTTGAATAAGTTCTGATAGTTTTTGTCATCCCACATTTCTCAATCGTGCTGACATATTTGAATAGATTTTTGTCTGAATTTCCACAGATGGCGCTACTGTTGGTGCTCGATCCCAATCTGCTTGGACTTGCACAACACAGATTAGTTGCTGGCCCGGATGAGGCTTCGGGACTAGGCTCCAATGCTCAAGTTAGACCTTAGGGTAATCATCTTGATGAAGATATTCAAATGATTGAGAGTGTTACCCGCGCTGGGGAGTGAATCCTCCTTATATAGGAAGTTAGGGTCCTCGCTTCATTGGTCCATCTTCCTTAGAGCATCTCCACGTGTCTATTCTTTGTAAGATTAGATCAACCCGGGGTTGCCAACCTGGCACCATATCTTAATGGCTAACTCAACCCAAGTTAATCCTTCTTTAACAGTCTACTTGACCATGGTTAGACGCTTCAACAGCTAACTCAACCAGGGACGATGATGGTTAACTTGCTTGATGGTCAAGTAAACCTTACTATGGTCTTATTGACCTAGAGTTAAGAAACTGTCTGACTATGGTTAGCTATTCTGAGGGATCATCAATCCACGGGGTATGAGGGGCCCATGGGAGTGCTTGAGGCACCCCGGCCCCCTCGACCGTTGTTTGACTCATGAGGGTGAGGTGTATCATGGTCTTATTGACCTAAAGTTAAGAAACCGTTTGACTATGGTTAGCCATTCTGAGGGATCATCAATCCATGGGGTATGAGGGGCCCATGGGAGTGCTTGAGGCACCCCAACCCCCTCGACCGTTGTTTGACTCATGAGGGTGAGGTGTCACATGTTCGACCCTGTGACCAACAGTTGGTCCGCGTGCTCGGTGTGATATGCACGACCATATGGCTAATGGCTGGTCCATATGCTCAGTGGGACATGTACGACCATATGGCTAGTGGTTGGTCCATGTGCTCAGTGGGACATGCGAGACCATATGACTAGCAGTTGGTCCATGTGCTCGGTGTATAGGTATATCAATATGCGACATGGATACATCTTCAAAACATAGGATAAGATAGCTTTTTGTGCAAACCTATATTTAGGAATAGAAACACAAGTCGgtagctgattttttttttttcatattgacaTTGATAATTATTGTGGAATGGACCTAACCAGAAGGAAGGTGAAGAGAATAAACTGCGGTGTGAGAGGAACCATATAGAAAAGGTGAATTTGCTGGTAAGCAAGATCGGCACGGAAGCAAAGATGAAGGTtaatgatgagcacatttatatgtgaaatctagggtagtaaaacatgcattttacatatttagaatagagctaccttgggttttactctctttttgcaggttttatattttcaaggccttaaggactatcggatgctatatctccaattttacacataaagaggtcctatttcttttcatggttgcgaagaggacataattatgagcaagatggacgtgtccaattaaaagtacgcattcgtttggttactcgtacaagtgattattcttttcagaccagaaaaagaataatggatcagaactgaaccgagatgcagaaccagcccgtttgcaattgtctcagaggtacaaggaatactccaaatgccaacaaggatcgatggatcacattcttaaatgattgaagattcattttttgtaacaacaactacctagtgtagttggtgagctatggtgtgcaaaattcccttgctcaccaagaggtctcaaattcgaatctcatggttgttttttttagagaattttgttgaagattttttgcttttcactcacttaaagcactaagagcatggatgaaattttcacatcaaattagaagcaagaaaaatcgtggaagggttcttgcgcaagaagagaagaaaaaaaaagggagaaataaagattgtccaaatcttctctctccttcacatcatcaccaaaatattgtccaaatcacacaaagcaagaagaaaatcgtccattggagggagaaaaagaagaaaaataaattagaaaaaaaagaaaagaaaataagcaaaaaaattataggaaatttttccaagtttatttctctcttctctctcctccatcttagcacttttggactcaaaagatcttactatcaattgtgggtttctctcttttaggaaagagaaatttgttaccctaccttcccattccctataaatacaactcatgtaagaggaggagagataattcattcttctaggttttttttagttgctctctctctatctctctcactctttagttttagttcttctctatttttgctttaatcacttttgtaatagttttttatgtcaattaatgcaaacactcttttattcttattcagcctttttatgtttatgatttatgcaattgagttgtaatttttttaagttatagttctaggcttagatctaggtgacaagatcacgagccgtggaacaatttttttttttcaagttcaaacattgattcaagtaagtaggctccttcagtagtcttctctcccccctctcatttcctcttctgactaccctttctttcttaatttaggatttttattttcagtcgttacattattgctatccctttcccccaaggttcatggctagtgtatgtcttggctttgcccctcctagccatagaaccatcaatttattgtttttgttttaattgtctcccttttcctaaagccaagtagagtaacccttgtaagagtgactctctggtcaagtacggaaactcatattatgatgcatccctcgggctaagtagagaaacctacttgtgagtctctctctagctttattcatttttttttactttatttttatttcagtatttttttcctttatttatttattttttttaattgcatgggttgtttattttcaattatttatttatttaattttaattgcgtggcttgcgtctttaaattcttagatgactaatggttatgacgttattttagatacatatgtttaggacggtaattagaattagatcacaaccattaatcggttcactttcgtattattaaaataaataaaaaaataaagtgattgttctccctgtgttcgacccgtagctacactgatccatacgcttgcggttacattttaaatctcaaacagttaATTATGTCCTCTACAAAGACCACACTCATCTTTCGTTTTATAACTTTTGTGCTCTattcagattttgaaaaaatctttcactgaaaaaatattaaaaaaaaggaaaagaaaaaatcagatCAAAATCATTGGAGACCAACTCTTTCTGGGGCAAAGGTTCTGTTGGGTATAATAACCTTTTGGGTTGGGGTGGCACTCCATCCTGATAGACGATCTTGCCTCTTGGAGGTAGGGATgaggaaaattacaagattagctaaaattagattttattttataaaattgaTAAATAATTTTTGTGGGTACAATCTCTAAATTTTATGCTTAACTAGattactgaaaataaaaatgaattctACAAAATTACTCAAAACAATGTTCTTTCTACTCACGACCTCTCCACCTTGCCTTGTCACTGTTGTTGAGAGAGGGGTAATGCCGGATTGTACTCTATGCATCTCCCCCTTCCCAATCACATTTGGAGAAATAAAAAGCATAAAATGGCAACCTTTTTCTTGTTGGTGATAACTAGTTAAGGCGTGTCGTTAGTTTTTGTGAAGGATAGGAGGAGGGATattgagagaaaagaaaactacaCATTGTGTTTATGCCTAGAGACAAGCGaacgaacaaaaaaaaaaaaaaaattcctaatcaCATGAACCCTACACCAGTGTGAGAGACCAATGGGAGCGTGCAACCAGACATCTAATAGGGGGTGTGATGGTAATTTTGTAGTCCTTAggttttttactctttttttaatattttgtttgcAAACCTTCTTGTAGGATACCTCACCATGTGATCCCATTGGTGCTATCCGTTAATATACATAATATCCACTGTATACTTATCTCCCTCactaaaagaaaagaaccaaaaaaaaaaaaaaaaaaaaagagcgtACGAACAAAGCTTGCCAGATCAGTCCCCTTCGAGTCTTAACTTCTTCTGTTATGGTGGGGTCCAACATGTGCTTCCTTGGTGGTAACTACCAAAAGCATGACCCCGTGGGTTGAGTAGTCAGCTTCCTGTGAGAGGTTGTCcgctctcttctctctctttgtcgTGCCCTCGCCCCTCGCCGTttcttatctttattttttccccaaaatacccccatcAAGTTTAAATCAGACGACAAACCTGACAAAACAATGGGGCATATTTGGAATATCACTGTcccaaagagaaggaaagggtaCTAGTTGCGGGCCTGGTGGGCCAAGTGGGGAGAAAGCGAGACAGGCATGTTTTAACGGTTGCGCCAAaagtgggtatgacaggtggagAAACAGATGGGGAGAACGACCAAAGGATTTATAGATTTTTCAATGAGGACGCCCTCATGTGAAGTTGAAACCTTTTTGATCTTCGACCCTTTCATCCTCCCGACTCTATCATGGAGGCTAAACAGTTCCTCCAAAGAGGGCCCACTCTTCAGTTCTCAGATCGTATGAGGTCATACAAAAAGGTATCCGATACGTCGCATGGGGTTTGATGGCGCAGATTAGCCTTTTCTGTCTTTCTCCGCACTGTTGTGGGTGGGCCTGATTGTCCAGTTGTCGAGCTACTTTGCGCATGGGCCCATCTCTTCTCATAATTACGCTTGCGTTAATAATCcctcaaaaattaattaatacaCTGGATTACTTTGGGAATTACGAAGCTTTCGTTCTTGGAGGCAGTTTCGTAATTGTAGTTAAATTTATGGGGTTCCATATTTTCGCCTGCATTGTTTCCCGCATTTATCTTTTTTCGGATAGTCTTTAGGACAACATGGGTATCGGTGTTGGTATTGATATTATTAGTGATATCAATTCGGATCAGTGCAGATCAGTCATTCTTACCCCTAAAACGATACTATAATCGATTTGGATCAGTGCAAATCAGTCACTTTTATctttacaagttttttttttttaatagttttacCCCTCAAAAGATATTGGCAATAGATCCAAATTGGTCAAGTATTAGTATGAGTCTCAACCGATACTGATATATTACGGCCTATACAATACAAATACTTACAAGCTAGAACCATGCTTTGGGATACTTgacagtaggggtgtcaatgggtttgTTCGGCCTAGTTTCTCTTTGAGTTGAATCGATTTCAGtgtaaaaatattgaaatcgaaatcaaaccaataaaaaaattcattacataAGTCTAGCTCATACAACTAGTTATGACATGCGGTGCTTTGCTATTAGCTATTGTATTGACTTTATTACATTatacatcatatatatatattttttgatattTATAAAGAGTAGATTACTTTTGAGATCTCCACAGTTTTGGtgtggtttgatttcagttgaCTTTAGTTTCTTATATCGGTTTATAATCaagttgtttttttatttttgatatggtttggattttattttttatataaatctatacaaaattatgcaaaatttgattttttaatgaattttggactattttttgtttttattagtTTGATTTCGGTTCCGATCTGAATTTTGAGctagttttaatttggttttaggTTGATTCGATTTTTAATGTGGTTTGATTTGATATTGGGATTACAATGTTTCAAGTTGAAACCGACCTAACAAGACTTCGGTTCGACCCAGCCGATTTTATCAGGTCGATTTAGGTTTTGACGTCCTTACTTGACGGTgagaaaaaatgacaaaactaCCCTGCCATTGACGACGTTAGTGAAGAATTATCATTTACTGACGTTACAGTTAAGTGAATAGacagtaatttttccttttttttggtaagagagaaagaatagagtcAATAGACAGTAATTCCATCCCTACATTTTACTTATTTCCACGGTTTATTGactttatttaaaaattaaaattccaaCGTCTCGGGACTCTCGTAAGTCGAAAGTCGTAAGTCGTAAGTCGTAAGTCGTAAGTCGTAAGTCGTAAGTCGAGACTCGGGAATTTATCTTCTATTACTCCGTGAAGATCGGGGCCGTTTTCGTAAATAAATTGGAAGGGCGAGGGTTATTTACTATTTACATTTTTCAGTCTCCACTCCTTTAGTACGTCTGGAATCCGGCATGGTGGTGTCACTGGTGTATGTACTTAAAACTACTACTAACGCTAAAAATGAAGCTCTGTAACACCAACAGAGGAAAAACTACACGTAGCTGATACTTCAGGGAGAGTCCAGCTTGCGCGAACCGTCCAAAATCGCTCCTGAAACCCTAgagaacacacacacactctctctctacTTGGAAGCTGTTTTGCGCAAAGCAATGTCTGGGGCTGGGGTTCACAGAAATCAAAACTCTTTTTATTTCCAACTACTGACGTAGAAGGAGACAGATAATAAAATACCtgtcaaaagaagaaaaaggtaaaTCTTGCAGAAAAGTTGAAAATCTTCACGAATCTCTTCTGCTTTACCTACCGATCCTTTCGTCCTGGTTTTCTCTCACCATCTTTGATTTCTCCAGAGGTTTTCAACTAATTCAATAGcaacttttttatttccatttttcttttgaattctcGAGCATTTTTCGGATAATTTCGTGAAATGGACCAAATGAAACGAGTTGAGTTTTGgtaaattttcttctctttccttaaaAATTACGTGAAATGGAACCAAATGAAACGATTTAAGTTTTggtaaattttctttctttcctcacatTTGTTTTGGGTTTATCCTTTTTTCGCTGAAGACAGTTTATTTCGTTgtcctcttcatttttttttgcgGAAAGTAAAGAAGAAGCGTACTCTCCAAATGTTGAGATTTTGTCGGTTAATTGCTGAATTTCGTTGCAGATGACAAAGAATGGTGGACGCTTCTCGACCAGTCTTGTTGAAGATTTAGCAGGGAAATGCCACTTCTGCTGGGATCTCTCTGAGGAGGAGTGTTTGACCCATCTGGAGCTTGGGCTTGGATATTTTTTGATTCTGTAATTTTGGGTTGTCTGGCTTCTCAAGTTTTGTGATTTGGATAGCATTGTATTTGGTCCTTGATGAGCTCTGCTTCTTCGCCAGTGATATCTATTACTTTCTACCTGCTCTTATGGAATGTTGCTGAAAACGACAGACCCAGAAGATTGAAGTTCTGAAATggtcatgaattgggttttttttgtttgaggATCGCcgagaaaatattttttgtggtTGAGATTGGTGGAACGATTATGCATTTGGTGGAGTAATTATGATTGTAATAACACTTTTCCGCCCTTTAGATTTGTTTCTTCGATTCATTAGTTGGATTTGTCGGTGACAAAAGATGGCTTTCAAGTCCTGAGAATTCGACGGTGGGCTTTACCATTTCCAGGATTTAACTTTGTATTAAGGTGAAGATGGCCTCTTGGAATCAGCTCGGGGAGATTGCTACTGTTGCACAGCTCACAGGCCTAGATGCCGTGAAGTTAATTGGGTTGATTGTGAAGGCTGCAAGCACAGCCAGAATGCACAAGAAGAACTGCAGGCAATTTGCTCTGCATTTGAAGTTAATCGGTAACTTGCTAGAACAGCTCAAAATTTCGGAGCTGAAGAAGTATCCTGAAACCCGTGAGCCATTGGAGCAGCTTGAGGATGCCCTGCGAAGGTCTTACATTCTGGTGAATAGCTGCCAGGACAGGAGCTATTTATATCTGCTGGCCATGGGATGGAACATTGTGTATCAATTCAGGAAGGCTCAGACTGAGATTGATCGGTACTTGCGGATCGTTCCCCTCATCACCCTTGTGGATAATGCTAGGTTcagggtaattttttttaatatataattaaGTGCGGGTTTCATTTGCATTAGGTATAATGTTCTGTTTTCGCCTTTTGCTATGGCATCTTGACAGCTTTTTCTTGGTACTGGTTCTAATTAACTACTAGAATTTTTCATTGTCAAATCTGGCCAGTGTAAATTGACTCAACATATCGTTGTTGGTGATGGTAATATATATCCTCTACTTCTGAGACTTCTGAAGATGAACTTCTTGAACCTCATCCAGCCAATTATTAATGATGGAAATAGAATCACCTTTTATTCGACTAGTAAGCTCCCAAAAGTAAAATTCCTGGGAGTATGTTTGGCATATGATAGAAAGGGAGTGTTGTTTGGCATATGGTAGAAAGGGAGTGTTGTTTGGCATTTGATAGCAAGGGAGTGTTCCTTGTAAGTTCTCCTTTTTGCCACCTATACCAAAATATGCAAACTGAGCATTAACTATCTGATATCTGAAAACAACTCCAACTACCAGATGGATCTGGGTgctgtgaattttttgtttggttGGGGAAAGGGTTGTTTGGAAGGGAGTAACTAGGGTGCATCACAGCCATCAAATTTACTTTGATGGTGTTCACATTTGTATAGGACAAGAGTGCTGACCCAATTGCAAAGAATGACACAATATCTAATGAAATTCTGTAGAAATTGCCTCTTAAAGAATTGAACTATCGACAGTTAATATTCAGTGAGCAACTCCAGAAAAGATAAtaagcgcagttggtgagcagtGGTGTGCAAAAAGCCCATGCTCACTGGGAGGTTTCGATTCGAGTCTcctagctgttacctacttcccttctTACCTATcaaacccccccaccccccaaaaaaaaaaaaaaaaaaaaaaagaataaatgaaaaaaaaaaaaaaaaaaaaaaaagacagaaacTCTGATAAAAGATCATGTGTAATGTCATGAAAGAAAAGGAGTAATGGAACAGCTTTGAATTCCTTTCTTTCCCATTGCTCTGGATTGTAGCCGTGTGAAGTCTGTGAACTCATTACCGCAGTGtctgcttttctaaaaatccaTGCTGTGCTGAATCCTATGCCTTTGGATAACAAAGATCTAGGGGGAATATAGCCAAAACCTAGGCACAAAATAGAGATGGATGAATTGGTGATCTACAGATAAACTCTTTCCCCTTTTGACATGCAATTGCTTTTCATTTTATGTTTTAGACAAGTACTCATCACTTGATTTTCTCTGGTTGATGCCAAACCAGGCAGACCTACTCTCCTCTTAATTGTAGTCATCCAAACTTGGGGTGATTTATCTACTTTATTTGCATTCATCTTGGTACTTCCCCAATTTTGTATATGTTTCTCATTTATGTTGATCTATTTTCCATCTAATTGCCAGGAAAGACTGGAAGATATTGAAAGGGATCAACGTGAATACACTCTGGATGAAGAGGATAGAAAAATGCAGGATGCTATTCTAAGACGGGAAAATGACACCAAGGTGCTGAAGAAGACTCTTTCTTGTTCATATCCAAACTTGCCTTTTGATGCAGCACTCcagaaagagaatgagaagcTCCAATTAGAATTACAAAGATCACAAGCACAGATGGATGTTGGACAATGTGAAGTAATTCAACATTTGATTGAAGTCACAGAAACTGCTGCAAGTTCTCTGACAGAGAAAGATTCACCTGTCAAAAGTTCCAAGAAAGTGGAGTCAAATTATTCAGATACCAATGTTGATAAAGGACATTCCGTTGAAGAAAGCTATTACACCGGAAATGATACTCGAATGACATCAAGGTTTATTTTCCTTTAGTTATGGGGAAGCATGCTTTTGACAGTTGAGAACAGCATATGTGAATTTTAGTTCTTGGAATGTTCTTGCATGAGATTTTCTGTCTTTCCGATAGACTTATTGAGGTTAACTGAATGCAAAACGTTTTCTGATTCAACTTGCAGATGTGGAGTTTGAGTTTCTGATGGCAGTTATGATTTTCAGTTTCCTTCTGTTATTGGAGTGAATGTTGGCATAATTATTTAGGTTGTGCAACTTAAAAAGCTCAATGTTACCATGTGTGGGGACCTTGCGTCAATGTCAAATGAACAGTAGCTTCTGCGGTAGAAAATGTGGAAGACCTGGCAGTCCAACTAGTAAATTACCATGTATGTGATGCAGAGGACTACATATGTCCAAACACATATTTGTAAAGACTGAAAAGGGTGCATTCTAGCCACATGCCTTTGCAAACGTCTGGGACCCAAGGAATAGGTTGCCTATCCAGTCATAGTTTTTGCACTTAGATAGTTAGTATACTTGTCTAACCAAGAAACAAACCCAGGGACTTGCCTATACATGTCCTGGGATATGTGAATTGCTGATTTGTGCCCTTGCTCTCAATGACTGCAGCCATATCTTATCGAATATGGGCATCATTAGCTGTTCCAAATGATGTAACTAATTATACCATTGCAGAGTTTATTAAAtgtaaaatcaaattaaaatgatCATATTTCTAGTATCTTGTTTTCTCATAATATTTTGAGATGGTAACTTGATATTCACAGTTAtttgaccatttacctaataCATATCCTacaagttcctttttttttttgggggggggggggggggcaccgGGGGGCAAATGAATGAGAGTGTAACAACGAAAGTAACTTGgaataataaaatgaaatgcGATAACTTACAGTCAGCTTGACATGGTCTGTGTCTATTTAAGAGAacacatcccccccccctcttattTGCTGAAGTGGGTGATCCCATGGGGAACGTTCAGATAGGACTTTTTTGTCTGACATTGACTTTGAGGCTAGCACAACCCTATATTTAATGGTGTTGTACATTAAAATATTTAGCCTAGTTAAGCTTGCATTAGGCCAACTCCTAGGTGGCTAGGGTGAGCAGAAAGGTTTGGTACCTTTGGCTTTCCTTCGCTCTTTGGTTATTTTGGCCACAACTAATTTATTATGCTTTATGTATCTATTGTCCCATTTTCTTCCTGATATTAATTTGACTTCTGTAGTAACTTGACAAAATCNTCCTTCTGTTATTGGAGTGAATGTTGGCATAATTATTTAGGTTGTGCAACTTAAAAAGCTCAATGTTACCATGTGTGGGGACCTTGCGTCAATGTCAAATGAACAGTAGCTTCTGCGGTAGAAAATGTGGAAGACCTGGCAGTCCAACTAGTAAATTACCATGTATGTGATGCAGAGGACTACATATGTCCAAACACATATTTGTAAAGACTGAAAAGGGTGCATTCTAGCCACATGCCTTTGCAAACGTCTGGGACCCAAGGAATAGGTTGCCTATCCAGTCATAGTTTTTGCACTTAGATAGTTAGTATACTTGTCTAACCAAGAAACAAACCCAGGGACTTGCCTATACATGTCCTGGGATATGTGAATTGCTGATTTGTGCCCTTGCTCTCAATGA
This genomic stretch from Macadamia integrifolia cultivar HAES 741 chromosome 2, SCU_Mint_v3, whole genome shotgun sequence harbors:
- the LOC122062623 gene encoding protein MID1-COMPLEMENTING ACTIVITY 1-like, giving the protein MASWNQLGEIATVAQLTGLDAVKLIGLIVKAASTARMHKKNCRQFALHLKLIGNLLEQLKISELKKYPETREPLEQLEDALRRSYILVNSCQDRSYLYLLAMGWNIVYQFRKAQTEIDRYLRIVPLITLVDNARFRERLEDIERDQREYTLDEEDRKMQDAILRRENDTKVLKKTLSCSYPNLPFDAALQKENEKLQLELQRSQAQMDVGQCEVIQHLIEVTETAASSLTEKDSPVKSSKKVESNYSDTNVDKGHSVEESYYTGNDTRMTSRNTSSISSGHDLLSNRGTHLDEEWHSDLLGCCSEPSLCLKTCFYPCGTFSKIATVASNRHMSSAEACNELMAYSLVLSCCCYTCCIRRKLRKMLNITGGICDDFLSHLMCCCCALVQEWREVEIRGVYGPEKTKTSPPCSQYMES